A DNA window from Acidobacteriota bacterium contains the following coding sequences:
- a CDS encoding serine/threonine-protein kinase, whose translation MRIAIAPGTRLGPFEILAALGAGGMGEVYRARDHRLERDVAIKVMTEDLGANAQAAERFAREARAASALNHPNICTIFDVGTDPPFLAMELLEGETLQQRLTRGAMDAASFIDIALGIADGLDAAHTKGLVHRDIKPANIFLTTHGPKILDFGLAKTGVGSAGHALTRSTALAVTDAGTTVGTVAYMSPEQLRAQDIDARSDLFSFGLVLYEMATGKAAFPGETNAVISSGILQGSPAPLRTLQPDFPPRLEDIVHKALEKDRDDRYQTAADIRADLRRARRASDAIPAASSSSGVAVEATTGTSRPYKALALAALGVAVTAAVGWWALGSGRNGSGAPAPTDLELVQLTTTGNAEFPAISPDGRYVAYVQRDEDQSSLWVRQTATDSNVRIFESDPDQPIIGVTVSHDGDYVDFVRGRSPKFTLWRVPFLGGTPRLIVDGLISPIGWAPDGQRFAYLDQRRDPKVPGPLVIAHADGTSAVTYATYDVDADLRALYTLNSSGFSDGTTFAPSWSPDGAQIVLRGRIRETADTSATQLIVVVDVATGRVDTKVLPLQGGGGVAWLANDALILNQSAREGAPEQFWRMSYPDGELTRLTNDLSDYRHISLTADLRALVTARRDRRVGTWIVDAAGSNAREVVPARPSPDSLLSGVAWAGERLLFTNGTSVSALLPGAGSPTDVISNATRPSGSADGRTIVYRAITEDESRKGVWRWEGGPGPGTRVIGEGAVSVLAPDGGAIIFLSRRGGRQTPWMASVGGGEPVELFPAFVPARAFDISLDGKQALFLSAQKYVTCDLPKCVPQERVAQPPKTNGRIAWMPDGTGVLYIDPSGRNLMLQPFAGGAPRAFTRFSDQRIVDFAWSHDGKRLAIMRAQTSNDIVMLKGVAR comes from the coding sequence TTGCGCATCGCAATCGCTCCAGGTACTCGCCTCGGCCCATTCGAAATCCTTGCAGCCCTCGGCGCGGGTGGCATGGGCGAGGTGTATCGCGCGCGCGACCATCGCCTGGAACGCGACGTGGCCATCAAGGTCATGACCGAGGACCTGGGGGCCAACGCACAGGCGGCCGAGCGCTTCGCCAGGGAAGCCCGCGCGGCGTCCGCGCTCAACCACCCGAACATCTGCACCATCTTCGATGTCGGCACTGACCCGCCGTTCCTGGCGATGGAGTTGCTCGAAGGAGAGACACTTCAGCAACGGCTGACCAGGGGCGCGATGGACGCCGCCTCGTTCATCGACATTGCGCTCGGCATCGCCGACGGACTTGATGCGGCCCACACCAAGGGCCTGGTGCATCGTGACATCAAGCCCGCCAATATTTTCCTGACGACGCACGGTCCGAAGATCCTGGACTTTGGCCTGGCCAAGACCGGAGTCGGTTCCGCGGGCCACGCGTTGACGCGATCGACGGCTCTGGCCGTGACCGATGCGGGCACCACCGTCGGCACGGTGGCCTACATGTCGCCCGAGCAATTGCGCGCGCAGGACATCGACGCACGCAGTGATCTGTTTTCGTTCGGGCTGGTCTTATACGAGATGGCCACGGGGAAGGCGGCATTCCCGGGTGAAACCAACGCGGTGATTTCGTCGGGCATCCTCCAAGGTTCGCCTGCTCCGCTGCGCACCTTACAGCCTGACTTCCCTCCACGCCTGGAAGACATCGTCCACAAGGCCCTGGAGAAGGACCGCGACGATCGCTACCAGACGGCCGCTGACATCAGGGCCGATCTGCGGCGCGCCCGTCGCGCGAGTGACGCGATCCCCGCCGCCTCATCGTCATCGGGCGTTGCGGTGGAGGCGACGACAGGAACGTCGCGGCCGTACAAGGCGCTGGCATTGGCGGCCCTCGGAGTAGCCGTCACAGCGGCGGTCGGATGGTGGGCTCTCGGGAGCGGCCGAAATGGATCGGGCGCACCGGCGCCAACCGATCTCGAGCTCGTCCAGCTCACCACCACGGGCAACGCCGAGTTTCCCGCGATTTCACCGGATGGCCGCTATGTGGCCTACGTTCAACGCGATGAAGACCAGTCGAGCCTCTGGGTCAGGCAGACTGCCACCGACAGCAACGTGCGAATCTTCGAGAGTGACCCGGACCAGCCGATCATCGGGGTGACGGTGTCGCACGACGGCGACTACGTGGACTTCGTGCGCGGCCGGTCCCCCAAATTCACCTTGTGGCGTGTGCCGTTTCTGGGCGGCACACCGCGGCTGATTGTTGATGGCCTGATCTCTCCAATCGGTTGGGCACCCGACGGTCAACGCTTTGCGTATCTCGACCAGCGGAGGGACCCGAAAGTTCCCGGCCCTCTGGTTATCGCCCACGCTGACGGCACCAGCGCCGTGACCTACGCCACCTACGACGTTGACGCCGACTTGCGAGCCCTCTACACCCTCAACAGTTCGGGTTTTTCGGACGGGACCACCTTCGCGCCCTCGTGGTCGCCGGACGGTGCCCAAATTGTACTGCGCGGGCGCATTCGTGAAACTGCCGACACGTCCGCCACACAACTCATCGTGGTCGTCGATGTCGCAACCGGTCGTGTCGACACGAAGGTCCTGCCGCTGCAAGGCGGAGGCGGGGTTGCGTGGCTGGCCAACGACGCGTTGATCCTGAACCAATCTGCCAGGGAAGGGGCGCCCGAACAGTTCTGGCGGATGTCCTACCCTGACGGTGAACTCACCCGCCTGACCAACGACTTGAGTGACTATCGCCATATCAGCCTCACGGCGGACCTGCGCGCTCTGGTGACCGCTCGCAGGGATCGTCGTGTGGGAACCTGGATCGTCGATGCCGCAGGCAGCAACGCCAGAGAAGTGGTTCCTGCACGTCCGTCACCTGACAGCCTGCTGTCAGGGGTGGCATGGGCGGGAGAACGCCTGTTGTTTACGAACGGGACATCGGTTTCTGCTCTGCTGCCCGGAGCCGGATCGCCCACCGATGTGATTTCCAATGCCACCAGGCCGTCCGGCAGCGCCGACGGGCGCACGATCGTGTATCGGGCGATCACTGAAGATGAGAGCCGAAAGGGCGTGTGGCGATGGGAAGGCGGGCCGGGCCCGGGGACACGCGTGATCGGCGAGGGCGCCGTCTCGGTCCTCGCGCCTGATGGGGGCGCCATCATCTTTCTGTCACGGCGCGGTGGCCGACAAACACCGTGGATGGCATCGGTCGGTGGTGGCGAGCCGGTCGAACTGTTTCCGGCGTTTGTTCCCGCTCGCGCGTTTGACATTTCGCTCGACGGCAAGCAAGCACTGTTTCTCAGTGCGCAGAAGTACGTGACGTGTGATCTGCCGAAGTGCGTGCCGCAGGAGCGCGTGGCGCAGCCGCCGAAAACCAATGGACGCATCGCGTGGATGCCGGATGGCACGGGCGTGCTCTACATCGATCCCTCCGGGCGCAACCTCATGCTGCAACCGTTTGCAGGAGGAGCACCGCGCGCGTTCACACGATTCAGTGACCAGCGGATCGTCGATTTCGCCTGGTCCCACGACGGCAAGCGGCTGGCGATTATGCGCGCCCAGACGTCCAACGACATCGTCATGCTCAAGGGCGTCGCACGGTAG
- a CDS encoding penicillin acylase family protein, which produces MVSARPAHLLNPAYADWKALLLDAVDQTVAALTTDGRALKDRTWGEANTLAIQHPISRAVPFLGRWFDMPRVGMPGDSHMPRVQSPTAGASERLTVSPGNEAAGYFHMATGQSGNPRSPHYRDGHEAWVKGEPTPFLPGATVNTLVLRPQ; this is translated from the coding sequence ATGGTCTCCGCTCGGCCGGCGCACCTGCTCAACCCTGCGTATGCCGACTGGAAGGCGCTGCTACTGGACGCCGTCGATCAGACGGTAGCGGCGCTGACGACTGATGGCCGCGCACTGAAAGACCGCACGTGGGGCGAGGCGAACACGCTGGCGATTCAGCATCCGATCTCTCGCGCCGTGCCATTCCTCGGACGTTGGTTCGACATGCCGCGCGTGGGGATGCCGGGCGACAGTCACATGCCGCGCGTGCAGAGCCCCACCGCCGGAGCCTCAGAACGGCTGACGGTCTCGCCAGGGAACGAAGCCGCCGGGTACTTCCACATGGCGACTGGCCAGTCAGGCAATCCGAGGTCGCCCCACTATCGCGATGGCCATGAGGCGTGGGTGAAGGGCGAACCGACACCGTTCCTGCCTGGGGCGACCGTGAACACGCTTGTGTTGCGGCCGCAGTAA
- a CDS encoding sulfurtransferase, with protein sequence MDLWGLSLIDTSEAPLRAFMWMIGHLFSLRGVTPDRPVVVYESNSGMRAARAFWFLEYLGHPNVRVLDGGVAAWTRANLPLTTDALAPVPSTWHGEADPSRLATWSDVKERLDKMETAIVDTRSEAEYYGEAVRAKRGGAVPGAVNLEWTNNLAPDGTYKSSDELKAMYAALGVTPDREVVTYCQGGYRAAHTYLALRLAGFPRVRNYTGSWKEWGDREDLPIERPKR encoded by the coding sequence TTGGACCTCTGGGGCCTGAGCCTCATCGACACCAGTGAAGCGCCATTGCGCGCCTTCATGTGGATGATCGGACACCTCTTCTCGCTGCGGGGAGTGACGCCCGATCGGCCCGTGGTGGTGTACGAAAGCAACTCCGGCATGCGCGCGGCCCGCGCGTTCTGGTTCCTCGAATACCTCGGCCACCCGAATGTGCGCGTCCTCGACGGCGGCGTGGCTGCCTGGACCCGCGCGAATCTTCCACTGACAACAGATGCTCTTGCGCCTGTGCCAAGCACCTGGCACGGCGAGGCCGACCCCAGTCGATTGGCGACATGGTCGGACGTGAAAGAGCGGCTCGACAAGATGGAAACCGCGATCGTCGATACCCGTAGCGAAGCGGAGTACTACGGCGAGGCCGTCCGCGCCAAACGCGGCGGCGCTGTTCCCGGCGCCGTGAACCTCGAGTGGACGAATAACCTCGCGCCCGACGGCACCTACAAGTCCAGCGACGAGCTGAAGGCGATGTACGCGGCGCTCGGTGTCACGCCAGACCGCGAGGTCGTCACGTACTGCCAGGGCGGCTACCGCGCCGCTCACACCTACCTCGCACTTCGCCTGGCCGGCTTTCCACGCGTCCGCAACTACACCGGGTCGTGGAAGGAATGGGGCGACCGGGAAGACTTACCGATCGAGAGACCGAAGCGGTAA
- a CDS encoding MBL fold metallo-hydrolase codes for MIQIPANNPGTLTGPGNNTYLLDGAEPTLIDAGVGHASHIDAIAAHLGGRALVRVLVTHGHPDHASGVPALRTRWPGIEACKWLADPEPGWRPLRDNERVRAGDTWLSVVHTPGHAPDHVCFWQSDTREVLRRHDDRHHHHHGAAGRGRRQPARASTRCGGSLNCSPRRRGRDTAQLSPGPLSASTSIWLTALNASARLWRASMRASPTSTRS; via the coding sequence TTGATCCAGATCCCCGCGAACAACCCAGGCACCCTGACCGGCCCCGGGAACAATACGTATCTGCTTGATGGCGCGGAGCCGACGCTGATTGATGCAGGCGTCGGCCATGCGTCGCACATCGACGCCATCGCTGCGCACCTCGGTGGGCGCGCGTTGGTACGCGTGCTGGTGACGCACGGGCATCCGGACCACGCGTCGGGCGTTCCCGCGCTGCGCACGCGCTGGCCGGGTATCGAGGCCTGCAAGTGGCTCGCAGACCCTGAGCCCGGGTGGCGGCCGTTGCGTGACAACGAACGAGTTCGTGCCGGCGATACGTGGCTATCGGTGGTGCACACGCCGGGGCACGCGCCCGACCACGTGTGTTTCTGGCAGTCGGACACGCGCGAGGTACTGCGGAGACATGATGACCGCCACCACCACCATCATGGTGCCGCCGGCCGCGGGCGGCGGCAGCCTGCGCGCGCCTCCACTCGCTGCGGCGGCTCGCTGAACTGCAGCCCGCGACGGCGTGGCCGGGACACGGCCCAGTTATCACCCGGCCCGTTGAGCGCATCAACGAGTATCTGGCTCACCGCGCTGAACGCGAGCGCCAGGTTGTGGCGTGCCTCGATGCGGGCGTCACCGACATCGACGCGATCGTGA